From Medicago truncatula cultivar Jemalong A17 chromosome 7, MtrunA17r5.0-ANR, whole genome shotgun sequence, a single genomic window includes:
- the LOC11446470 gene encoding uncharacterized protein — MLLRSSSTPVLGSLLSSSGSFTDSPIHHHTHSLHPESYQALKHLPPTASSLQHHHHNHKLSCTSSPISPSISDLERQNKGLIRRVQSEGNLEDLAYATNCNNNMDSSSKRYSVRQRGFALETIPSFSLSKQTGLREEETDFEDEGYDDDFSSVLNSTASGVVVNDEVKDRVFRVSFGEEGKVGNKEMYLAKGLGVDGIGGCSGGNGGGDYNSMGSGGNDGDSNHGVEEYYKKMVQQNPGNPLFLRNYAQFLYQCKQDREGAEEYYSRAILADPNDGEVLSQYGKLVWELHRDEERASSYFERAVQASPDDSHVQAAYASFLWDTEEDEDAAGSNDPQCLPQHFHFGAMATTGA, encoded by the exons ATGTTGCTAAGAAGCTCTTCAACACCAGTTCTTGGTTCTCTCCTATCTTCTTCCGGTTCCTTCACAGATAGTCCTATTCATCATCATACTCATAGTCTTCACCCTGAATCATATCAAGCACTTAAGCATCTACCACCAACCGCTTCTTCACTCCAACATCATCATCACAATCACAAACTCTCATGCACTTCTTCTCCAATTTCTCCTTCCATTTCTGATCTTGAAAGACAAAACAAAGGGTTGATTAGAAGAGTTCAATCTGAAGGGAACTTGGAAGACTTAGCCTATGCCACTAATTGTAACAACAATATGGACTCTTCTTCTAAAAGGTATTCAGTGAGACAAAGAGGCTTCGCACTAGAGACCATTCcatctttctctctttcaaagCAAACAGGCTTGCGTGAAGAAGAAACTGATTTTGAAGATGAAGgatatgatgatgatttcaGTAGTGTGCTGAATAGTACTGCCAGTGGTGTGGTGGTGAATGATGAAGTGAAGGATAGAGTTTTCAGGGTGAGTTTTGGTGAGGAGGGAAAGGTTGGTAATAAAGAAATGTATCTTGCAAAGGGACTTGGTGTTGATGGTATAGGTGGCTGCAGTGGAGGGAATGGAGGTGGTGATTATAATTCCATGGGTTCTGGAGGGAATGATGGAGATAGTAATCATGGGGTGGAAGAATATTACAAGAAAATGGTTCAACAAAATCCAGGAAATCCATTGTTTCTGAGGAATTATGCTCAGTTTCTGTATCAG TGCAAACAAGACCGTGAAGGAGCAGAGGAATATTATTCCAGAGCCATACTAGCAGATCCAAATGATGGAGAAGTTCTGTCACAGTATGGAAAGCTAGTTTGGGAGTTACATCGTGATGAAGAAAGAGCATCCAGCTATTTTGAACGAGCAGTCCAAGCATCTCCTGATGACAG TCATGTACAAGCAGCATATGCAAGCTTCCTTTGGGACACAGAGGAAGACGAGGATGCAGCAGGTTCCAATGACCCACAATGTTTGCCTCAACATTTTCATTTTGGAGCTATGGCAACTACAGGTGCTTAA